In Cryptomeria japonica chromosome 10, Sugi_1.0, whole genome shotgun sequence, a genomic segment contains:
- the LOC131058141 gene encoding G-type lectin S-receptor-like serine/threonine-protein kinase At1g34300, with amino-acid sequence MAIPILCIVAIFIQAMFAEGAVKLGTSLRPSASGQEQSWQSPGNNFSLGFHPSGDRGLYVVGISFASINDSTLVWTAGFDGGIEVGEGGSFTLQTDGNLVLSNGTATVWETNTSNKGVASADMRDGGDFVLQNCSSDIIWDTFANPTDSLVINQNFTVTQSLRSGPYTFTMQVSGNFTLKWKNNITYLNEGTPLATTASLTSQGIFKLSNSSTDSIWVSRSGDYTDNSITVRRMKLESNGNLKSYGWITSSGTWQRGWSAVEDQCNVYGWCGNFGVCIYNGLGPYCACPSADFDQIDPNDVTKGCKRQDDITQCSNNQSMVPLDHTEFFSYPPESESNSEIYYLGFPDCWQNCLKNPSCTASTIMADGTGTCRMKTSNFTSAYQTASIRATSYVKVCGQGRPLSPPPPPVSTVNEFREPTGVANYH; translated from the coding sequence ATGGCAATCCCAATATTATGTATTGTTGCTATATTTATTCAGGCTATGTTTGCTGAGGGAGCGGTGAAGCTAGGGACAAGCCTTAGGCCCTCTGCTTCAGGCCAAGAGCAATCTTGGCAATCCCCGGGCAACAATTTCAGTTTAGGATTTCACCCAAGTGGAGACAGGGGACTCTATGTTGTGGGCATCAGCTTTGCTAGCATCAATGATTCAACTCTAGTATGGACTGCAGGTTTTGATGGAGGAATCGAAGTGGGAGAAGGAGGTTCCTTCACTTTACAGACTGATGGCAATCTAGTTTTAAGCAATGGGACAGCAACAGTCTGGGAGACAAACACATCCAATAAAGGGGTGGCATCTGCAGATATGCGAGATGGTGGGGACTTTGTACTGCAAAACTGCAGTTCAGACATTATTTGGGATACCTTTGCAAATCCTACTGATAGTCTGGTGATTAATCAGAATTTCACTGTGACTCAAAGCCTGCGATCGGGTCCTTACACATTCACCATGCAGGTCAGTGGGAATTTCACGCTGAAATGGAAGAACAACATCACGTACTTGAATGAGGGTACTCCACTAGCTACCACAGCATCTCTCACCAGCCAGGGAATTTTCAAGCTCTCTAATTCTTCAACTGATTCGATCTGGGTGTCTCGGAGCGGAGATTATACCGACAATTCTATCACGGTGCGAAGAATGAAGCTGGAATCAAATGGGAATTTGAAGTCCTATGGATGGATCACGAGTTCAGGGACATGGCAGCGGGGATGGAGTGCTGTGGAAGACCAGTGCAACGTATATGGATGGTGTGGAAATTTTGGGGTTTGTATTTACAATGGTTTAGGTCCATATTGCGCATGCCCATCTGCAGATTTTGATCAGATAGATCCGAATGATGTCACAAAGGGATGCAAGAGGCAAGATGATATAACACAGTGTAGCAATAACCAGAGTATGGTTCCACTGGATCATACAGAATTCTTTTCTTACCCCCCAGAGTCAGAATCAAACTCTGAGATATATTACTTGGGGTTTCCAGATTGTTGGCAGAACTGTCTCAAGAATCCGAGCTGCACTGCATCTACAATCATGGCTGATGGTACAGGCACTTGCAGGATGAAGACCAGCAACTTTACCAGTGCTTATCAAACAGCAAGCATTCGAGCCACTTCTTATGTAAAGGTATGTGGTCAAGGGAGGCCTCTAAGCCCACCTCCTCCTCCTGTCAGTACTGTGAATGAGTTCAGGGAACCTACCGGTGTTGCTAATTACCATTAA